The following proteins are co-located in the Labrys monachus genome:
- a CDS encoding PIG-L deacetylase family protein — MNVRSYLGAIRALPESSGEAMTGGLPFIVLSPHPDDESLGMGGLIASATARGQHAEIVVLTDGAGSHPASRCFPHDRLVALRKAETERAAAELGLPAGRVTHLDLPDTQAPSAGPLFEQAVDRILQLADRAGAGHVFVTWERDPHCDHEAAAAMARALRRRRPGLRLWFYPIWGWHLDPEAPLAASPPRGYRIDISPWLSAKHAAIGAHRSQMTDLIDDDPGGFRFDERTLAPFLQPNEYYFEVPA; from the coding sequence ATGAACGTCCGGTCCTATCTTGGCGCCATACGGGCCCTGCCGGAGAGCTCCGGCGAGGCGATGACCGGAGGCCTGCCCTTCATCGTCCTCTCGCCGCATCCGGACGACGAATCGCTCGGCATGGGCGGGCTGATCGCATCGGCTACCGCCAGGGGGCAGCACGCGGAGATCGTCGTGCTGACGGACGGGGCGGGGTCGCATCCCGCCTCGCGGTGCTTTCCGCATGACCGGCTGGTCGCCCTGCGAAAAGCCGAGACGGAAAGGGCGGCGGCCGAGCTCGGCCTTCCCGCCGGACGCGTCACCCATCTCGACCTTCCCGACACGCAGGCGCCGTCCGCGGGGCCGCTGTTCGAGCAGGCGGTCGACCGCATCCTGCAACTCGCCGACCGGGCCGGAGCGGGACATGTCTTCGTGACATGGGAGCGCGATCCCCATTGCGACCACGAGGCCGCCGCGGCGATGGCCCGCGCCCTCCGCCGCCGGCGGCCCGGCCTCCGCTTGTGGTTCTATCCGATCTGGGGATGGCATCTCGATCCCGAGGCGCCGCTCGCCGCTTCGCCGCCCAGGGGATACAGGATCGACATCTCGCCCTGGCTGTCGGCCAAGCATGCGGCGATCGGGGCCCATCGATCGCAGATGACCGACCTCATCGACGACGACCCCGGGGGCTTTCGGTTCGACGAGCGGACCCTTGCGCCGTTCCTCCAGCCGAACGAGTATTATTTCGAGGTGCCCGCATGA
- a CDS encoding class I SAM-dependent DNA methyltransferase — MTRAAATLPADYFDRLYRENADPWGFRSSPYEKEKYQATLAALSRKRYGRALEVGCSIGVLTGMLAPRCERLLAIDGSERALGVAREACRDWANVTFEARMVPAGFPDGRFELIVLSEVLYYLQESDLDRLAAQCADALSPGGEIVLCHWLGETDYPLPGREASDRFARTMLMRLPARTILREGTYRLEQLSG; from the coding sequence ATGACCAGGGCCGCTGCCACGCTGCCGGCCGATTATTTCGACCGGCTGTATCGGGAGAACGCGGACCCCTGGGGTTTCCGCTCGAGCCCCTATGAAAAGGAAAAATATCAGGCCACCCTGGCGGCGCTGTCCCGGAAACGATATGGGCGCGCTCTCGAGGTGGGGTGCTCGATCGGCGTGCTGACCGGCATGCTGGCCCCGCGCTGCGAAAGGCTTCTCGCCATCGACGGCTCGGAACGCGCGCTCGGAGTTGCCCGGGAAGCTTGTCGGGATTGGGCCAACGTCACCTTCGAGGCGAGAATGGTTCCGGCCGGCTTCCCCGATGGGCGCTTCGAGCTGATCGTGCTCTCGGAGGTCCTCTACTACCTGCAGGAGAGCGACCTCGACCGGCTCGCGGCCCAATGCGCCGACGCGCTGTCGCCCGGCGGCGAAATCGTGCTCTGCCATTGGCTCGGCGAGACGGACTACCCCCTGCCGGGCCGCGAAGCGAGCGATCGCTTCGCCCGCACCATGCTCATGCGGCTTCCGGCTCGAACCATCCTGAGAGAGGGAACATATCGTCTGGAGCAGCTGTCCGGCTGA
- a CDS encoding glycosyltransferase, which yields MAIPACDEAERIEACLAALAGQRDRCGAPLAETLFEILVFANNCSDGTAERVAVLAEGMPQTVSVVTETLSPDHSNAGWARKRAMDLAAARLIERRCFDGVILTTDADSCVAPTWVAASLRAVGDGADCVAGYVDGHPSELLRLGPAFLRRGRLEDRYLAAVAEIYARCDPRPHDPWPNHRVSSGASLAVTLCAYQAIGGLPPVPVGEDGALAHALECAGFKVRHAMDVTVTTSCRLDGRAKGGAADTMSLRHIAPDAPCDEDIEPAFHVARRALYKGYLRRLFEGTQLAHGQWAGRLGLTDPQAAALAELCNRRGFEEFWRELAKASPVLGERIALRPSDLPRQIERAGMLLRHLRRVPADVSRTAAPDDMFPLSGWFEPEAA from the coding sequence GTGGCGATTCCCGCATGCGACGAAGCCGAGCGCATCGAAGCCTGCCTCGCCGCGCTCGCCGGCCAGCGGGATCGATGCGGCGCGCCCCTGGCGGAGACGCTGTTCGAGATCCTCGTCTTCGCCAACAATTGCAGCGACGGAACGGCGGAACGGGTCGCCGTCCTCGCCGAAGGCATGCCCCAGACGGTGAGCGTGGTCACCGAAACCCTGTCGCCCGACCATTCGAACGCCGGCTGGGCTCGCAAGCGGGCGATGGATCTCGCCGCGGCACGCCTGATCGAACGGCGCTGCTTCGACGGCGTGATCCTGACCACCGACGCCGATAGCTGCGTCGCGCCGACCTGGGTCGCCGCATCGCTGCGAGCCGTCGGGGACGGCGCCGATTGCGTGGCGGGCTATGTCGACGGCCATCCCTCGGAGCTGCTTCGCCTGGGACCGGCCTTTCTCCGCCGCGGCCGCCTGGAAGATCGCTACCTCGCGGCGGTGGCCGAGATCTATGCGCGCTGCGATCCAAGACCCCATGACCCCTGGCCGAACCATCGCGTTTCCTCGGGCGCGAGCCTTGCCGTCACGCTTTGCGCCTACCAAGCGATCGGCGGGCTTCCGCCCGTGCCGGTCGGCGAGGACGGCGCGCTGGCTCATGCGCTGGAATGCGCCGGCTTCAAGGTCCGGCACGCGATGGATGTCACCGTGACGACGTCATGCCGTCTCGACGGGCGCGCAAAGGGCGGGGCGGCAGATACGATGAGCTTGAGGCACATCGCTCCCGACGCACCCTGCGACGAGGACATCGAGCCGGCCTTCCACGTCGCGCGGCGCGCCTTGTACAAGGGATATCTGCGCCGGCTCTTCGAGGGCACGCAACTCGCGCACGGACAATGGGCCGGGCGGCTCGGGCTGACGGACCCGCAGGCTGCGGCCCTGGCCGAGCTCTGCAATCGGCGCGGCTTCGAGGAATTCTGGCGGGAACTCGCCAAGGCCAGTCCGGTGCTTGGCGAGAGGATCGCGTTGCGCCCCTCCGATCTCCCGCGGCAGATCGAGCGCGCCGGCATGCTGCTCCGCCACCTGCGGCGCGTGCCGGCGGACGTCAGCCGGACAGCTGCTCCAGACGATATGTTCCCTCTCTCAGGATGGTTCGAGCCGGAAGCCGCATGA
- a CDS encoding zinc-binding metallopeptidase family protein has translation MKLFQCQHCGLAVHFDNTFCVNCHHRIGYLQDRFEMTALEPDGDAWRALADPEKRYFFCENEKYDVCNWLVPEGGETFCESCRHNRTIPDLSFPENHLKWQKIELAKRYLFRSLMRWHLPTRSRAEDPDSGLVFDFVADVVRPDGTVERVMTGHDEGVITLNIAEADDVERESRRRSMGESYRTLLGHFRHEVGHYYWDRLVRDGQEFESFRAVFGDERDDYGAALQRYYESGPPADWQDSFISAYATAHPWEDFAESWAHYIHMVDAIETALAYGIDVKSRFGPANTRKIDARFEPYAAGSVDELINAWVPLTIAINGVNRSMGQPDLYPFVLSHPVTVKLQYIHDLIHGAEH, from the coding sequence ATGAAGCTCTTCCAATGTCAGCACTGCGGCCTCGCCGTGCATTTCGACAACACGTTCTGCGTGAACTGCCATCATCGCATCGGCTACCTGCAGGATCGCTTCGAGATGACCGCGCTGGAACCCGACGGAGACGCGTGGCGGGCGCTCGCCGACCCGGAGAAGCGCTATTTCTTCTGCGAGAACGAGAAATATGACGTGTGCAACTGGCTCGTGCCGGAGGGAGGCGAGACCTTCTGTGAATCCTGCCGCCACAACCGCACGATTCCGGATCTCTCCTTTCCCGAGAACCACCTGAAATGGCAGAAGATCGAGTTGGCGAAGCGCTATCTCTTCCGCTCGCTCATGCGCTGGCACCTGCCGACCCGCAGCCGCGCGGAGGACCCCGATTCCGGGCTCGTCTTCGATTTCGTCGCCGACGTGGTCCGCCCCGACGGAACCGTCGAACGGGTGATGACCGGCCATGACGAGGGTGTCATCACCCTCAACATCGCGGAGGCCGACGATGTCGAACGCGAAAGCCGCCGGCGGTCGATGGGCGAAAGCTACCGCACCCTGCTCGGCCATTTCCGCCACGAGGTCGGGCATTATTATTGGGACAGGCTGGTGCGGGATGGCCAGGAATTCGAATCGTTCCGGGCGGTCTTCGGAGACGAAAGGGACGATTACGGCGCTGCCCTGCAGCGATATTACGAAAGCGGTCCGCCGGCGGACTGGCAGGACTCCTTCATCAGCGCCTATGCGACCGCCCATCCGTGGGAGGACTTCGCCGAAAGCTGGGCCCACTACATCCACATGGTCGACGCCATCGAGACCGCCCTCGCCTATGGGATCGACGTGAAATCGCGCTTTGGCCCCGCGAACACGCGGAAGATCGATGCCCGCTTCGAGCCTTACGCCGCCGGGAGCGTCGACGAACTGATCAATGCCTGGGTGCCGCTCACCATCGCCATCAACGGCGTCAACCGCAGCATGGGCCAGCCGGACCTCTATCCCTTCGTGCTCTCGCATCCCGTGACGGTGAAGCTTCAATATATCCACGATCTTATTCATGGCGCAGAGCATTGA
- the glgX gene encoding glycogen debranching protein GlgX — translation MAYEKCTSRTVESGSSIRLGANWDGEGTNFAIFSAHADSVELCLFDPRSGKETERITLPEYTDEIWHGYLPGVGPGTLYGYRVHGAFEPENGHRFNPNKLLIDPYARALHGELEWSSAQFGYLFDAEEKDLSFNEEDSAGGMPKCIVVDPGEYDWKGDAKPRIPWTRTIFYETHVRGFTKLHPAIPEALRGTFEGMGDKAVVDYIRSLGITSVELMPIHAFPDDQHLMDRGLSNFWGYNTMAFFAPEQRYLGPRGLAGFRDMVRAFHEAGIEVILDVVYNHTAEGNELGPTLSFKGIDNFSYYRTMPGEPRYYINDTGTGNTVNTSHPRVLQMVLDSLRYWATDMHVDGFRFDLGTILGREPAGFDQRSGFFDAVGQDPVLSGVKLVGEPWDIGPGGYQVGGFPPGWAEWNDKYRDTVKEYMKGTPGQLSELAARVTGSGDVYDIRGRRPWASVNFVTAHDGFTLNDVVSYNDKHNEANGEDNRDGHSDNRSYNYGAEGPTDDEAIRATRERQKRNFLTTLLFSHGTPMILAGDEFGRTQHGNNNAYCQDNEISWVDWSGITQDGRALTDFVRRIVSLRQSQPLLRRANFRDGMIVRWLNPGGEDQTPEQWEDPAARSIAVYLSNHPWHEGTEEWQEAIIAFNAHDGPVVFTLPERERGPWKAVVDTNLPEDADPRAGEDGNSVELAGRSIVLFV, via the coding sequence ATGGCGTATGAAAAATGTACTTCCCGGACGGTCGAATCCGGGTCTTCGATCAGGCTTGGGGCCAATTGGGATGGTGAAGGAACGAATTTCGCGATTTTCTCCGCACATGCCGACAGCGTCGAGCTTTGCCTGTTCGACCCGCGCAGCGGGAAGGAAACCGAGCGCATCACGCTGCCTGAATATACCGACGAGATCTGGCACGGCTATCTTCCCGGCGTTGGCCCGGGCACGCTCTACGGCTACCGCGTGCATGGCGCCTTCGAGCCCGAGAACGGCCATCGCTTCAACCCCAACAAGCTGCTGATCGATCCCTACGCCCGGGCCCTCCACGGCGAACTCGAATGGTCGTCCGCCCAGTTCGGCTATCTTTTCGATGCGGAGGAAAAGGATCTCTCCTTCAACGAGGAGGACAGTGCCGGGGGCATGCCCAAATGCATCGTCGTCGACCCCGGCGAATATGACTGGAAGGGCGATGCCAAACCCCGCATTCCCTGGACCAGGACGATCTTCTACGAGACCCATGTCCGCGGCTTCACCAAGCTTCACCCCGCCATTCCCGAGGCGCTCAGGGGGACGTTCGAGGGCATGGGCGACAAGGCGGTCGTCGACTACATCCGCAGCCTCGGCATCACATCGGTCGAGCTGATGCCCATCCACGCCTTCCCGGACGACCAGCATTTGATGGACAGGGGCCTGTCGAATTTCTGGGGCTACAACACCATGGCCTTCTTCGCCCCGGAGCAGCGCTATCTCGGCCCCAGGGGGCTCGCCGGCTTCCGCGACATGGTGCGCGCCTTCCACGAGGCCGGCATCGAGGTGATCCTCGACGTCGTCTACAACCATACGGCCGAGGGCAACGAACTGGGGCCGACCCTTTCCTTCAAGGGCATCGACAATTTCAGCTATTACCGCACCATGCCGGGCGAGCCCCGCTACTACATCAACGACACCGGTACCGGCAACACGGTCAACACCTCCCATCCGCGCGTGCTCCAGATGGTCCTGGATTCGCTGCGCTACTGGGCGACGGACATGCATGTCGACGGCTTCCGCTTCGATCTCGGCACCATCCTCGGGCGCGAGCCGGCGGGCTTCGATCAGAGGAGCGGCTTCTTCGACGCGGTCGGGCAGGACCCCGTCCTGTCCGGCGTCAAGCTGGTCGGCGAGCCCTGGGACATCGGGCCGGGCGGCTATCAGGTCGGCGGCTTTCCCCCGGGCTGGGCCGAATGGAACGACAAATATCGCGACACCGTGAAGGAATACATGAAGGGAACGCCGGGCCAGCTCAGCGAGCTGGCCGCCCGGGTCACGGGCTCCGGCGACGTCTACGACATTCGCGGCCGGCGCCCTTGGGCGAGCGTGAATTTCGTCACCGCCCATGACGGCTTCACGCTCAACGACGTCGTCTCCTACAACGACAAGCATAACGAGGCCAACGGCGAGGACAACCGGGACGGCCACAGCGACAACCGCAGCTACAATTACGGCGCCGAAGGACCGACGGACGACGAGGCCATTCGCGCCACGCGCGAGCGCCAGAAGCGGAATTTCCTGACGACCTTGCTGTTTTCGCACGGAACCCCCATGATCCTGGCCGGAGACGAATTCGGCCGGACGCAGCACGGCAACAACAACGCCTATTGCCAGGACAACGAGATCTCCTGGGTCGACTGGTCGGGCATCACGCAGGACGGCAGGGCGCTTACCGATTTCGTGCGCCGCATCGTGTCGCTGCGGCAATCCCAGCCCCTGCTCCGGCGCGCCAATTTCCGCGACGGCATGATCGTCCGCTGGCTCAATCCCGGCGGAGAGGACCAGACGCCGGAACAGTGGGAGGATCCTGCCGCCCGCTCGATCGCCGTCTATCTCTCCAACCACCCCTGGCACGAGGGCACCGAGGAATGGCAGGAGGCCATCATCGCCTTCAATGCCCATGACGGACCGGTGGTCTTCACCCTCCCCGAGCGCGAGCGGGGGCCGTGGAAGGCGGTCGTCGACACCAACCTGCCCGAGGATGCCGATCCGCGGGCGGGGGAAGACGGCAATTCGGTCGAACTCGCGGGTCGCTCGATCGTGCTGTTCGTGTGA
- the treZ gene encoding malto-oligosyltrehalose trehalohydrolase, which yields MNMHFAGERRTFPKSWGAEFLREGEVRFRVWAPGTDSLSLRLGGVDTPMSEAGEGWFELLATGVEPDAPYAFVLPDGLAVPDPASRAQAGDVHGQSLVVDPTRYLWQDVDWRGRPWEDAVIYELHIGTFTPDGTFRAAIEHLAHLVELGVTAVEIMPVAQFSGERGWGYDGVLLYAPHRAYGTPDDMKAFIDAAHGHGLMVLLDVVYNHFGPDGNYLPALAPAFFHPERSTPWGAAIAYEKQPVRHFFIENALYWLEEFHLDGLRFDAIDQIRDTESETEILIEIARRIRSEFPGRHIHLTTEDSRNITALHERGDGKKVVHFTAEWNDDFHNAAHVVASGEVDGYYEDFAEDPWGKLGRALAEGFVYQGERSPHAGGSPRGKASAHLPPLAFIDFLQNHDQIGNRAFGERLFSLASPELLSGLYAILLLSPHVPLIFMGDEWGETRPFCFFTDFHGELAEKVREGRRAEFTKFAVFADAGKRDTIPDPNAVETFLASKIDWECANSATGKAWLSYVTALLDLRRRRIVPLLGAGTGHAGTLLRAADGVIAVDWTLGEALVQLRANLRDEEREVPPTSGEVVFAGSESARDTFGRRDRLPAHSVLLAIE from the coding sequence ATGAACATGCACTTTGCCGGAGAGCGCCGCACCTTTCCGAAGTCCTGGGGCGCTGAATTTCTTCGCGAAGGCGAGGTGCGTTTCCGCGTATGGGCGCCCGGAACCGACAGTCTTTCGCTCCGGCTCGGCGGCGTCGATACTCCGATGTCCGAAGCGGGGGAGGGCTGGTTCGAGCTTCTCGCCACGGGCGTGGAACCCGACGCGCCCTATGCCTTCGTTCTCCCCGACGGACTGGCGGTGCCCGATCCCGCCTCCCGGGCGCAGGCGGGCGACGTGCACGGCCAATCCCTCGTCGTCGACCCGACGCGCTATCTCTGGCAGGACGTGGACTGGCGGGGGCGGCCCTGGGAAGACGCCGTCATCTATGAGCTTCATATCGGGACATTCACCCCCGACGGCACATTCCGCGCGGCGATCGAACACCTTGCCCATCTGGTCGAACTCGGCGTCACGGCCGTCGAGATCATGCCGGTCGCCCAGTTCTCCGGCGAGCGGGGCTGGGGCTATGACGGCGTGCTTCTCTATGCGCCGCATCGCGCCTATGGCACGCCCGACGACATGAAGGCCTTCATCGATGCCGCCCATGGCCATGGCCTGATGGTGCTGCTCGATGTCGTCTACAATCATTTCGGACCGGACGGGAACTATCTGCCGGCCCTTGCCCCCGCGTTCTTCCATCCGGAACGCAGCACCCCGTGGGGTGCCGCGATCGCCTATGAAAAGCAGCCCGTGCGGCATTTCTTCATCGAGAATGCGCTCTACTGGCTTGAGGAATTCCACCTCGACGGGCTGCGGTTCGATGCCATCGACCAGATCCGGGATACCGAATCGGAGACCGAAATCCTGATCGAGATCGCCCGACGCATCCGTTCGGAATTTCCCGGCCGTCACATTCATCTGACGACCGAGGACAGCCGCAACATCACCGCCCTGCACGAGCGGGGCGACGGCAAAAAGGTCGTGCACTTCACGGCCGAGTGGAACGACGATTTCCACAATGCCGCCCATGTCGTCGCCAGCGGCGAGGTGGACGGCTATTACGAAGACTTCGCGGAGGATCCCTGGGGAAAACTCGGCCGGGCGCTGGCCGAAGGCTTCGTCTACCAGGGAGAGCGTTCACCCCATGCCGGCGGCAGCCCGCGCGGGAAGGCCAGTGCGCATTTGCCGCCGCTCGCCTTCATCGACTTCCTCCAGAATCACGACCAGATCGGCAACCGTGCCTTCGGGGAGCGTCTGTTTTCCCTGGCGTCCCCCGAGCTTCTCAGCGGACTGTATGCGATCCTGCTCCTGTCGCCGCACGTCCCCCTGATCTTCATGGGCGACGAATGGGGCGAGACGCGCCCGTTCTGCTTCTTCACCGATTTCCATGGCGAGCTCGCCGAGAAGGTGCGGGAGGGCCGTCGCGCGGAGTTCACGAAATTCGCGGTGTTCGCCGATGCCGGCAAGCGCGATACCATCCCGGACCCCAACGCCGTCGAAACTTTCCTGGCCTCGAAGATCGATTGGGAATGCGCGAACAGCGCGACGGGCAAGGCGTGGCTGTCCTATGTGACGGCCCTTCTCGATCTGCGCAGGCGGCGCATCGTGCCGTTGCTGGGCGCCGGCACGGGACATGCCGGCACCCTCCTGCGCGCCGCGGACGGCGTGATCGCCGTGGACTGGACCCTGGGCGAAGCCCTCGTCCAGCTGCGCGCCAACCTGCGCGACGAGGAGAGGGAAGTGCCGCCAACCAGCGGAGAAGTCGTCTTCGCGGGTTCGGAAAGCGCCCGCGACACATTCGGCAGACGCGACCGGCTGCCCGCTCATTCTGTCTTGCTTGCCATCGAGTAG
- the treY gene encoding malto-oligosyltrehalose synthase, producing the protein MTLPLATYRLQFRNGMTFDRAVELVPYLKRLGVSHLYASPIFTATQGSTHGYDVCSHLEFDPALGGQAGFDRLSEALKRAGLGLVLDIVPNHMAASLENDWWRSVVEWGGRSPYRFHFDIDRDEKLTLPILGSSFADALARGEFAVRPDGGTGRLVFAYFDHALPLDPASYDDILRLTGEPLGAMIAACARQAEPASEHRMHRDIRALLADEPAAARLEQALAALSKEPGFLDGVHAAQSWRLLFWKDARRHLSYRRFFEITGLVGVRVEDAQVFDDVHRFILDLVRSGRVDGLRVDHVDGLADPTGYLERLRREIGPDVYLTVEKILGEGEDLPSEWPIAGTTGYEFIAALADLLVDGGRKAALDESYALAVGAVPDLEAERLQAKRLMTGRNFETEMTKLVRLAAAAAANDVISLGADSLSRAIAGLIAAFPVYRTYGTEAGMPEPDRYLLDEVARRVPIGEGNDGEALRFVLGLLKGEASGKDAGRAAEFRLRFQQLTGPVTAKAVEDTLFYRCNRFIAANEVGCDPAVAYGSLQRFHEAMVRRARLQPLGMSTTATHDTKRGEDARARLYALSEAPDAWGGAVARWRGMHAGLVRALAGGPAPEPETEWLLYQALAGVWPEGAESAGRAALQDLSARFIGYVEKSLREAKRRTNWEDVDEVYEDAVKSYAGRLVSDENRAFLVDFAAALAPFIKAGTLNSLTQTLVKMTAPGIPDIYQGAEMQDLSLVDPDNRRPVDVRELSRGLDDDASHAAGEPWLGFKQHLIARCLELRRAHPTLFEAGSYVPLEVTGPGSGHVVAFARVLGEEAAISVAPRLAFGFAGRGETPPWTEAVIDLGALGRERMLTDVLTGRRFDPASRLSVAAVLQAGPVALLTTMGSGAIPSEPS; encoded by the coding sequence ATGACGCTGCCGCTCGCCACCTATCGCCTCCAATTCCGCAACGGGATGACATTCGACCGCGCCGTCGAACTGGTGCCCTATCTGAAGCGGCTCGGGGTGAGCCATCTCTATGCCTCTCCCATTTTTACCGCGACGCAGGGCTCCACGCATGGCTACGACGTCTGCAGCCATCTCGAATTCGATCCGGCTCTCGGCGGCCAGGCAGGATTCGATCGGCTGAGCGAGGCCCTCAAGCGCGCCGGCCTCGGGCTCGTCCTCGATATCGTACCCAACCACATGGCCGCGTCGCTGGAAAACGACTGGTGGCGGAGCGTCGTCGAATGGGGCGGCAGAAGCCCCTATCGCTTCCATTTCGATATCGACCGCGACGAGAAGCTCACCCTTCCGATCCTCGGCTCCTCCTTTGCCGACGCCCTCGCCAGGGGCGAGTTCGCCGTGCGGCCGGATGGCGGCACGGGAAGGCTTGTCTTCGCCTATTTCGACCACGCTTTGCCGCTCGATCCCGCGAGCTATGACGACATCCTGCGTCTGACCGGCGAGCCGCTCGGCGCCATGATCGCGGCATGCGCCCGGCAGGCAGAGCCCGCGTCCGAGCACCGGATGCACCGGGACATAAGGGCGCTGCTGGCGGACGAGCCGGCCGCGGCCCGGCTCGAACAGGCCCTCGCGGCGCTGTCGAAGGAGCCCGGCTTCCTCGACGGCGTCCATGCCGCGCAATCCTGGCGGCTCCTGTTCTGGAAGGACGCCCGCCGGCATCTGAGCTACCGGCGCTTCTTCGAGATCACCGGGCTCGTCGGCGTGCGGGTCGAGGACGCGCAGGTGTTCGACGATGTGCACCGTTTCATCCTCGACCTCGTGCGCTCCGGCCGCGTGGATGGCCTGCGGGTCGATCATGTCGACGGCCTGGCCGATCCCACCGGCTATCTCGAGCGCCTGAGGCGGGAAATCGGGCCGGATGTCTACCTCACCGTCGAAAAGATCCTCGGGGAGGGGGAAGACCTTCCCTCGGAATGGCCGATCGCGGGCACGACCGGCTATGAATTCATCGCGGCGCTGGCCGACCTGCTCGTGGACGGCGGCCGCAAGGCGGCCCTGGACGAAAGTTACGCCTTGGCCGTCGGCGCGGTGCCCGATCTGGAAGCCGAGAGGCTGCAGGCCAAACGCCTGATGACCGGGCGCAATTTCGAGACCGAAATGACGAAGCTCGTCCGCCTCGCCGCCGCCGCGGCAGCGAATGACGTCATTTCGCTGGGAGCGGACAGCCTGTCTCGGGCGATCGCCGGCTTGATCGCCGCCTTTCCGGTCTACCGCACCTACGGCACCGAGGCGGGCATGCCGGAGCCTGATCGCTATCTCCTCGATGAGGTCGCCCGGCGCGTCCCGATCGGGGAGGGGAACGATGGCGAGGCGTTGCGTTTCGTGCTTGGCCTTCTGAAGGGGGAGGCGTCCGGCAAAGACGCCGGCCGCGCGGCGGAGTTCCGGCTCCGCTTCCAGCAGCTGACCGGCCCGGTCACGGCAAAGGCGGTCGAGGATACGCTGTTCTACCGTTGCAACCGCTTCATCGCGGCCAATGAGGTCGGATGCGATCCGGCGGTAGCCTATGGCTCGCTCCAGCGCTTCCACGAGGCGATGGTCCGCCGCGCGCGCCTGCAGCCCCTGGGCATGTCCACCACGGCGACGCATGACACCAAGCGCGGCGAGGATGCACGGGCCCGGCTCTATGCGCTCAGCGAGGCGCCGGATGCCTGGGGCGGCGCCGTCGCACGCTGGCGCGGCATGCATGCCGGGCTGGTGCGTGCGCTTGCGGGCGGACCGGCGCCCGAGCCGGAGACCGAATGGCTTCTCTACCAGGCGCTCGCCGGTGTCTGGCCGGAAGGAGCCGAAAGCGCTGGCAGAGCAGCCCTACAAGATCTCTCCGCGCGTTTCATCGGCTATGTCGAAAAATCGCTGCGGGAGGCCAAGCGCCGCACGAATTGGGAGGACGTCGACGAAGTCTATGAGGACGCGGTCAAATCCTATGCCGGACGGCTGGTCTCGGACGAGAACCGTGCTTTCCTCGTGGATTTCGCGGCGGCCCTCGCCCCCTTCATAAAGGCAGGGACGCTCAACAGCCTCACCCAGACGCTGGTCAAGATGACGGCGCCCGGCATTCCCGACATCTATCAGGGAGCCGAGATGCAGGATCTGAGCCTCGTCGATCCCGACAACCGACGGCCGGTCGACGTCCGCGAGCTGTCCCGCGGGCTCGACGACGACGCTTCCCATGCCGCCGGCGAGCCTTGGCTCGGCTTCAAGCAGCATCTGATCGCGCGATGCCTGGAATTGCGCCGTGCCCATCCGACCCTCTTCGAAGCGGGCAGCTACGTTCCGCTCGAGGTCACCGGCCCCGGCAGCGGCCATGTCGTGGCGTTTGCCCGCGTCCTCGGCGAGGAAGCGGCGATATCCGTCGCGCCGCGGCTCGCCTTCGGCTTCGCGGGGAGGGGAGAGACGCCGCCATGGACTGAAGCCGTGATCGATCTTGGCGCGTTGGGCCGGGAGCGCATGCTGACCGACGTCCTGACGGGACGGCGTTTCGATCCGGCCTCCCGCCTTTCCGTCGCCGCCGTGCTGCAGGCCGGTCCGGTGGCGCTGCTCACGACGATGGGGAGCGGCGCCATCCCTTCGGAGCCATCCTGA